The following DNA comes from Candidatus Eisenbacteria bacterium.
CCCGTCGAGGAGTGGCGCGAGATCTACCCGGAGCTATCCTCATGGATCTCCGGCTCGAAAGTCATCGTCTACGCCGATCCGGATCGAGTCGAGCGGGCGGACGATCTCGCTCGGGCCCTGCTCTCCCGCGGAGCGCCCCGGGAGTCGCTCTTCGTCTTGATCGAGGGGATCGATGCCTGGCGCCGAGCGGGACTTCCCTCGGCCGAGGGGGAGGATCGAGTCCTCGGCTCCGGACTCGGAGCGGACGAGGAGAT
Coding sequences within:
- a CDS encoding rhodanese-like domain-containing protein; the encoded protein is MRRAILETIALTVLAAAAAVAWNAGRAERFPTTLPAAFFRADSGARPILTAQAGKLYAEGAIFLDARAPDEYAEGQIEGALNVPVEEWREIYPELSSWISGSKVIVYADPDRVERADDLARALLSRGAPRESLFVLIEGIDAWRRAGLPSAEGEDRVLGSGLGADEE